GTGTATCGGGTCATTCGGGAGCACCTGGAGGCGGGACGCATCCGACAGCTGATCCCGCGGCTCACGGACCTGGAGGGGCCCCCCTCCGAAGCCCTGGTGGGGGTTCTGCTGGAGGAGCACACCGCGGACTACGGTATGGTGCGCAATCTGGCGGATCTGCTCCTGGTCCAGGCGTGTTGGGTGTACGACATGCACTTTCCCCCGGCGCTCCGGCGCCTGCTGGATCGACGCCTTCTGGAGGGACTTCGGGCCTGGATTTGCCCCACCCCTGCGGTGGACCGCATCTTCGCCGAAGCGGCAGATTGGGCGCAGAAGGCCTGCGCTTGAGGTGTTTACCGTGGAACGGGAACGGAAAGAAGGAGGGAAGACCATGAACGAAGAGACGCGACGCTTCTCCGGGCCGGACCTGGACGCCCTGGTGCGTACCCCGGGAGGAGAAATCCTCCCGGCTCCCCTGGGGCTTCGGGAAGCGCAACGGGTGCGCCGCTTCCATCGCACCCTGCCGGGCTACCGAGCTACCCCCCTGGCGAGCCTGGACGGGCTGGCGGCCCGATTGGGGGTGGCCCGTCTGTTCGTGAAGGACGAATCCCCCCGCTTCGGACTCAACGCCTTCAAGGTCCTGGGGGGCTCCTACGCCATCGCCCGAATTCTCGGGCAGAGGCTGGGGATCCCGGAGGAAGACCTGACCTTCCCCCTGCTTCAGTCCGAAGGGGTGCGGGAGAGGGCCGGGTCCCTCACCTTCGCCACCGCCACGGACGGCAACCACGGACGCGGTGTGGCCTGGGCGGCCCGGACCCTGGGCTACCACGCGGTGATCTTCCTACCCCGGGGCACCGCCCGAAGCCGCGTCGCCGCCATCGAGGCCACCGGGGCGGAGGCCATCGTCACGGAGCTTACCTACGACGACGCGGTGCGCCAGGCTCGGAAGATCGCCAAGGACCGGGGCTGGGTGGTGGTGCAGGACACCGCCTGGGATGGGTACGAGGAGATCCCCTCCTGGGTTCTCCAGGGCTACCTCACCATGGCCGACGAGGCGGCGGACCAGTTGGCCCTGGAGGGGGTGGAGGCCCCCACCCACGTGTTCCTCCAGGCGGGGGTGGGCACCATGGCCGCCTCCGCGGCAGGCTACCTGGCCCAACGGTGCAGGCCCCTGCCCCGGTTCCTGCTGGTGGAGCCGGACCGGGCGGACTGTCTCTTCGTCTCCGCCGAGGCGGGGGACGGGAGGCCCCACCCCACGGAGGGGGACCTGACCTCCATCATGGCGGGGCTCTCCTGCGGGGAGCCCAACCCCCAGGTCTGGCCCATCCTTCAGGACCTGGGCACCGCCTTCTTCCGTTGCCGCGATCACGTGGCCGCCCTGGGGATGCGCCTTCTGGCCCACCCCCTTCCCGGGGACCCGGCGGTGCTCTCCGGGGAGTCCGGGGCGGTGGGGCCGGGGCTTCTCTACCTCCTCCAGACCCGGGAGGCCTACGCCCCCCTTCGGGCCGCCCTGAACCTGGGTCCCGATTCCACGGTGCTCTGCTTCAGCACCGAGGGGGACACGGACCCGGAGAACTACCGTCGGGTCCTCTGGGAGGGGGCCTACCCCCTGCCGGAAGCCTGACTTCTGTCCACGAAGCGAAAAGGCTAGAATCGACTCATACCTGCGGGGGAGCCATGTAATGGGGTTCCCCCGCATCTTTTGTCCGGCAAGAGCATGTGGTATACACGTGCAAAAAGAAGCAAAATGGGGTATCCTCGTGACGTTGGGCACACATCCTGCGAAGGAACGGTGATTTCCATGTCCCGATGTTGCGAGGTCCCGCTCCCCCCTGCTTTTGACCTGGAAGCCCTTCTTCGTCGCTATCCCCCCCACCCGAGGTATCTCCTGGCCATCCTTC
The sequence above is drawn from the Aminomonas paucivorans DSM 12260 genome and encodes:
- a CDS encoding diaminopropionate ammonia-lyase, with product MNEETRRFSGPDLDALVRTPGGEILPAPLGLREAQRVRRFHRTLPGYRATPLASLDGLAARLGVARLFVKDESPRFGLNAFKVLGGSYAIARILGQRLGIPEEDLTFPLLQSEGVRERAGSLTFATATDGNHGRGVAWAARTLGYHAVIFLPRGTARSRVAAIEATGAEAIVTELTYDDAVRQARKIAKDRGWVVVQDTAWDGYEEIPSWVLQGYLTMADEAADQLALEGVEAPTHVFLQAGVGTMAASAAGYLAQRCRPLPRFLLVEPDRADCLFVSAEAGDGRPHPTEGDLTSIMAGLSCGEPNPQVWPILQDLGTAFFRCRDHVAALGMRLLAHPLPGDPAVLSGESGAVGPGLLYLLQTREAYAPLRAALNLGPDSTVLCFSTEGDTDPENYRRVLWEGAYPLPEA